In a genomic window of Cystobacter fuscus DSM 2262:
- the xylA gene encoding xylose isomerase: MSSSYFAEIKPIRYEGPESNNPLAFRWYDKDRIVLGKRMEEHLRFAVCYWHSFVWTGLDPFGGETFLRPWFTGGSPMELAVRKAEAAFDFLSRLGVPYYCFHDRDVAPEGATPRESLSNFRHMVEHLAAHQQRTGVKLLWGTANLFSHRRYMAGAATNPDPEVFAMAATQVKAAIDATLQLGGENYVLWGGREGYETLLNTDLRQELDQLGRFLSLVVDYKHRIGFTGTILLEPKPREPTKHQYDFDVATVYGFLKRYGLEKEVKVNIEANHATLSGHSFEHELALAQALGIFGSLDMNRGDPQLGWDTDQFPNNLPETAIALYSVLQGGGFTTGGLNFDAKVRRQSIDPTDLFHGHVGAMDLCARALLVAARMIEDDRLAKAVRERYAGWRTSFGRDALEGRLSLEALSERVLSRNEDVTPVSGRQEALENLVNRYI, translated from the coding sequence ATGAGCAGCAGCTATTTCGCCGAGATCAAGCCAATCCGTTATGAGGGGCCCGAAAGCAACAACCCGCTGGCCTTCCGCTGGTACGACAAGGACCGCATCGTGCTTGGCAAGCGCATGGAAGAGCATTTGCGGTTCGCCGTGTGTTACTGGCACAGCTTCGTGTGGACAGGGCTGGACCCTTTTGGGGGCGAAACCTTCTTGCGGCCCTGGTTCACCGGCGGCAGCCCCATGGAGCTCGCGGTGCGCAAGGCCGAGGCCGCGTTCGACTTTCTCAGTCGGCTCGGCGTCCCGTACTACTGCTTCCATGACCGCGATGTCGCGCCAGAGGGCGCCACGCCGCGTGAAAGCCTGTCCAACTTCCGTCACATGGTGGAACACCTCGCCGCACACCAGCAACGCACCGGTGTCAAGTTGCTGTGGGGCACGGCGAACCTCTTCAGCCATCGTCGCTACATGGCGGGGGCCGCCACCAATCCCGACCCGGAGGTGTTCGCCATGGCCGCCACGCAGGTCAAGGCGGCGATCGATGCAACCCTGCAACTGGGCGGCGAGAACTACGTCCTGTGGGGTGGGCGCGAGGGCTACGAAACGCTGCTCAACACGGATCTGCGGCAGGAGCTCGACCAGCTCGGGCGTTTCTTGAGCCTGGTCGTGGACTACAAGCACCGTATCGGCTTCACGGGCACCATCCTTCTCGAACCCAAGCCGCGCGAGCCCACCAAGCACCAGTACGACTTCGATGTGGCAACGGTCTACGGCTTTCTGAAGCGCTACGGACTGGAGAAGGAGGTGAAGGTCAACATCGAGGCCAACCATGCGACCTTGTCCGGCCACAGCTTCGAGCACGAGCTCGCTCTGGCCCAGGCGCTCGGCATCTTCGGCAGTCTGGACATGAACCGGGGGGATCCCCAGCTGGGCTGGGACACCGACCAGTTCCCGAACAACCTGCCCGAAACCGCCATCGCGCTCTACTCGGTGCTGCAGGGTGGCGGCTTCACGACCGGCGGGTTGAACTTCGACGCCAAGGTACGGCGCCAGTCGATCGATCCGACCGACCTGTTCCACGGCCACGTCGGAGCAATGGACCTCTGCGCCCGGGCACTCCTGGTCGCAGCGCGCATGATCGAGGATGACCGGCTCGCCAAGGCCGTTCGTGAGCGCTACGCCGGCTGGCGGACATCTTTCGGGCGAGACGCGCTCGAGGGTCGCCTCTCACTGGAAGCGCTCTCCGAGCGCGTGTTGAGCCGTAATGAAGACGTGACTCCGGTTTCCGGACGGCAGGAGGCGCTGGAAAACCTGGTCAACCGTTACATCTGA
- a CDS encoding glycosyltransferase family 2 protein: MGESTGQDWVVPTYTVNELHEKRSRYCVCIFVINEGKKLHAQLQRMRPFTRDVDVLIADGGSTDGSVEGGVVGPLGVRTVLVKTGPGKLSAQMRMGLAYALEQGYEGVITIDGNNKDDPDAIPRFVEALAAGGDHLQGSRFIPGGVAENTPPMRWLGIKLLHAPLISFASGVRYTDTTNGFRAYSRRFLLDPRVSPFREVFSRYELHYYLAIRAPELGFRVAELPVARRYPRHGPTPTKISGVRGNLLVLRTLMEACLHRYHPGNPEQPRV; this comes from the coding sequence ATGGGTGAGTCGACGGGCCAGGACTGGGTGGTTCCCACGTACACGGTGAACGAACTGCACGAGAAGCGCTCGCGCTACTGTGTCTGCATCTTCGTCATCAACGAGGGCAAGAAGCTGCACGCGCAACTTCAGCGCATGCGGCCCTTCACCCGAGACGTGGACGTGCTCATCGCGGATGGAGGCAGCACGGACGGCTCGGTGGAGGGCGGCGTGGTCGGCCCCCTGGGCGTGCGCACCGTGCTGGTGAAGACCGGCCCCGGCAAGCTCAGCGCGCAGATGCGCATGGGTCTCGCCTATGCGCTGGAGCAGGGCTACGAAGGCGTCATCACCATCGATGGCAACAACAAGGACGACCCGGACGCCATCCCCCGGTTCGTCGAGGCCCTTGCCGCGGGAGGCGATCACCTCCAGGGCTCGCGCTTCATCCCCGGCGGCGTGGCCGAGAACACCCCGCCCATGCGCTGGCTGGGCATCAAGCTGCTCCATGCGCCGCTCATCAGCTTCGCCTCGGGCGTGCGCTATACGGACACCACCAACGGGTTTCGTGCCTATAGTCGGCGCTTCCTGTTGGATCCGCGCGTGTCGCCCTTCCGCGAGGTATTCTCGCGCTACGAGTTGCACTACTACCTGGCCATCCGCGCGCCGGAGCTCGGCTTCCGGGTGGCGGAACTGCCCGTGGCTCGCCGCTACCCGCGACACGGTCCCACGCCCACGAAGATCAGCGGAGTGCGCGGCAACCTGCTGGTGCTGCGCACGCTCATGGAGGCCTGCCTCCACCGCTACCACCCCGGGAACCCGGAGCAACCTCGTGTCTGA
- the xylB gene encoding xylulokinase, with protein MFIGIDLGTSEVKVLLLDRDQRIVATAREPLAVSRPHPLWSEQAPQQWWDATCRALDGLAAAQPAALRAVEAIGLSGQMHGAVVVDAHDRVLRPAILWNDGRSGAECEELMRRAPRLTELAGNLAMPGFTAPKLLWLRRHEPEAFAQIATVLLPKDWLRLQLTGEKVSEMSDAAGTLWLDVARRDWSDELLAACDLHRHQMPRLVEGSEPSGRILPQWSRRWGIPRTAVVAGGAGDNAASAVGIGSVEPGQGFLSLGTSGVLFVCNDRFRPNPRSAVHAFCHALPRRWHQMSVMLSAASCLTWAARLTGHADVSAFLAHIDSLTPDAMHHAPLFLPYLSGERTPHNDPNASGVLFGLLNEHAAASVAYAVMEGVSFGLRDGLLALRQGGTAVERLSLVGGGARSERWAQLLADVLDLELVTHEGSEAGAALGAARLAWLSVGGDEAAVCRPPPVAQRWRPRAPEHRQYLMQRHERFRALYPALKRLNPR; from the coding sequence ATGTTCATCGGCATAGACCTCGGTACCTCTGAAGTGAAGGTGCTGCTGCTGGACCGTGACCAACGGATCGTGGCCACCGCTCGCGAGCCTCTCGCTGTCTCGCGACCGCATCCGCTGTGGTCGGAGCAGGCCCCCCAGCAATGGTGGGACGCGACGTGCCGCGCCCTGGATGGGCTGGCCGCGGCCCAACCGGCGGCCCTGCGCGCTGTCGAAGCCATTGGGCTGTCGGGCCAGATGCACGGCGCAGTGGTGGTTGATGCGCACGACCGGGTGCTGAGGCCGGCCATCCTGTGGAACGACGGACGCAGCGGCGCCGAATGCGAGGAGCTGATGCGCAGAGCGCCGCGCCTCACCGAGCTCGCGGGCAACCTGGCAATGCCAGGGTTCACGGCGCCGAAGTTGCTGTGGCTGAGGCGCCATGAACCCGAGGCATTCGCTCAAATCGCCACCGTCTTGCTGCCAAAGGACTGGCTGCGCCTACAACTGACAGGCGAAAAGGTGAGCGAGATGTCGGACGCCGCGGGGACACTGTGGCTCGACGTTGCCCGTCGCGACTGGTCCGATGAGCTCCTCGCGGCCTGCGACCTGCACCGGCATCAGATGCCCAGGCTGGTCGAGGGGAGCGAGCCGAGCGGGCGGATCCTTCCGCAATGGTCCCGTCGTTGGGGCATCCCGCGGACCGCGGTGGTGGCGGGAGGCGCCGGAGACAACGCGGCGAGCGCGGTGGGCATTGGCTCGGTGGAGCCGGGCCAGGGCTTCTTGTCGCTCGGCACTTCGGGCGTGCTCTTCGTCTGCAATGACCGATTCCGGCCCAACCCGCGGTCGGCCGTCCACGCATTCTGCCATGCGCTCCCGCGGCGCTGGCACCAGATGAGCGTGATGTTGTCGGCCGCCAGTTGCCTCACCTGGGCGGCGAGGCTCACCGGACACGCCGACGTGTCGGCATTCCTCGCACACATCGATTCACTCACCCCCGACGCGATGCACCATGCGCCGCTCTTCCTTCCGTACCTGTCCGGCGAGCGCACGCCTCACAACGACCCGAATGCCAGTGGCGTGCTGTTTGGCCTGTTGAACGAACACGCAGCGGCGTCGGTGGCGTATGCGGTGATGGAGGGCGTGAGCTTTGGCCTGCGCGATGGCCTGCTCGCCCTGCGGCAGGGTGGCACCGCGGTGGAGCGCTTGTCCTTGGTGGGCGGCGGTGCACGCAGCGAACGCTGGGCGCAACTGCTGGCAGACGTGCTCGACCTCGAGCTTGTGACCCATGAAGGCAGCGAGGCAGGTGCGGCCCTCGGTGCAGCCCGTCTGGCCTGGCTCTCCGTGGGTGGCGACGAGGCAGCGGTGTGCCGCCCTCCCCCCGTGGCGCAACGCTGGCGGCCTCGCGCGCCCGAGCATCGGCAGTACCTGATGCAACGCCACGAGCGCTTCCGCGCGCTGTACCCCGCGCTCAAGCGCCTGAACCCCCGATGA
- a CDS encoding NAD-dependent epimerase/dehydratase family protein: MSDALIGHSGFVGGNLLRQHAFADLYNSKNIGSIRGRSFDLLVSAGAPAEKWKANAEPEKDLAILQRLMEDLREVRARKMVLISTVDVYPSPVDVDEDSPIDPSKGGAYGRNRHLLEQFILERFDALVVRLPGLFGPGLKKNVIFDLIHGNRLEAINTAGVFQFYDLNNIWRDIERALSHGLKVLNLATEPTGVEELAREAFGREFVQRMPGAAPRYDMRSKHAALFGGHHGYLYDRGQVLGAMKDFVASAQRARAQEARG, encoded by the coding sequence GTGTCTGATGCCCTGATTGGCCATAGCGGTTTCGTGGGCGGCAACCTCCTGCGCCAGCACGCCTTCGCGGACCTCTACAACTCCAAGAACATCGGCTCCATCCGGGGCCGCTCGTTCGATTTGCTCGTCAGCGCGGGCGCTCCCGCGGAGAAGTGGAAGGCCAACGCGGAGCCGGAGAAGGACCTGGCCATCCTCCAGCGGCTGATGGAGGACCTGCGCGAGGTGCGCGCCCGCAAGATGGTGCTCATCTCCACCGTGGACGTGTATCCCTCCCCGGTGGACGTGGACGAGGACTCACCCATCGACCCGTCGAAGGGGGGCGCCTACGGACGCAACCGCCACCTGCTGGAGCAGTTCATCCTGGAGCGCTTCGACGCGCTCGTGGTCCGGCTGCCTGGTCTGTTCGGTCCGGGACTCAAGAAGAACGTCATCTTCGATCTCATCCACGGCAACCGCTTGGAGGCCATCAACACCGCGGGCGTCTTCCAGTTCTACGACCTGAACAACATCTGGCGCGACATCGAGCGAGCCCTGAGCCACGGGCTCAAGGTGTTGAACCTCGCCACCGAGCCCACGGGGGTGGAGGAGCTGGCGCGTGAGGCCTTCGGGCGTGAGTTCGTGCAGCGGATGCCCGGCGCGGCGCCTCGCTACGACATGCGCAGCAAGCACGCGGCACTCTTCGGCGGCCACCATGGCTACCTGTACGATCGGGGCCAGGTGCTCGGGGCCATGAAGGACTTCGTGGCCTCGGCCCAGCGAGCCCGGGCCCAGGAGGCGCGGGGATGA
- a CDS encoding glycoside hydrolase family 11 protein, with translation MCNNQTGTHNGYFYTMWKDSGSGCLNLGSDGNYSITWSLGSSGNMVAGKGWATGSTNRVVGYNAGVFNAGSNGYLTLYGWSTNPLIEYYVVDNWGSFTPPGSGATFLGTVNTDGGTYNIFRTQRVNAPSIEGTRTFYQYWSVRTSKRPTGTNNTITFANHVNAWRNLGMNLGTMNYQVLATEGFGSNGSSNVTVWQQ, from the coding sequence GTGTGCAACAATCAAACGGGCACCCACAACGGGTACTTCTATACGATGTGGAAGGACTCCGGGTCGGGCTGCCTGAACCTGGGCAGCGATGGCAACTACAGCATCACCTGGAGCCTCGGCTCGAGCGGCAACATGGTGGCTGGGAAGGGCTGGGCCACGGGCTCGACCAACCGGGTGGTCGGCTACAACGCCGGAGTCTTCAACGCCGGCTCGAACGGCTATCTGACGCTCTATGGCTGGTCGACGAACCCGCTGATCGAGTACTACGTCGTCGATAACTGGGGCAGCTTCACTCCGCCCGGCAGCGGCGCCACGTTCCTGGGCACCGTCAACACCGACGGCGGCACCTACAACATCTTCCGGACCCAGCGGGTCAACGCCCCCTCCATCGAGGGCACCCGCACCTTCTACCAGTACTGGAGCGTGCGGACCTCCAAGCGCCCCACTGGCACCAACAACACCATCACCTTCGCCAATCACGTCAACGCCTGGCGCAACCTGGGCATGAACCTCGGGACCATGAACTATCAGGTCCTGGCGACCGAGGGCTTCGGCAGCAACGGCAGCTCCAACGTCACGGTCTGGCAGCAGTAG
- a CDS encoding glycoside hydrolase family 43 protein → MLTKLRAAAATGLLSAAAGGCATAQRATPADPQFLNQPLISSIYTADPSAHAFNGRLYLYPSHDIEAGVPEDDLGSHFAMRDYHVFSMERVGAEVTDHGVVLRLEDIPWAGRQLWAPDAAYKDGKYFLYFPAKDKQDIFRIGVAVSDRAEGPFKAEPEPLKGSFSIDPAVFTDTDGQSYMIFGGIWGGQLQRWASGTYEQNGSVTDLKQPDKPALMPKIARMNADMLTFAEAPRDLSIVDEAGKPLLGGDSDRRFFEGSWMHKHQGRYYLSYSTGDTHRLVYAVADNPYGPFTYQGVLLEPVQGWTNHHSIVEHDGKWWLFYHDTQLSGKTHLRNVKVNELNYNPDGSIRTIKPMR, encoded by the coding sequence ATGCTGACCAAACTGCGTGCCGCTGCGGCGACAGGGCTGCTGAGCGCCGCCGCGGGCGGTTGTGCCACGGCCCAACGGGCGACGCCCGCTGATCCCCAATTCCTGAATCAACCACTGATTTCGAGCATCTACACCGCCGATCCCTCGGCCCACGCCTTCAACGGCCGCCTCTATCTCTACCCGTCCCATGACATCGAGGCGGGCGTGCCCGAGGATGACCTCGGCAGCCATTTCGCCATGCGCGACTACCATGTCTTCTCGATGGAGCGCGTCGGGGCGGAAGTCACCGACCATGGCGTGGTGTTGCGGCTCGAGGACATCCCCTGGGCCGGCCGCCAGCTCTGGGCTCCCGATGCCGCATACAAGGACGGCAAGTACTTCCTGTACTTCCCGGCCAAGGACAAACAGGACATCTTCCGCATCGGCGTAGCGGTCTCTGACCGGGCAGAGGGGCCGTTCAAGGCCGAGCCGGAGCCGCTCAAGGGCAGCTTCAGCATCGACCCGGCGGTGTTCACCGATACCGACGGGCAGTCCTACATGATTTTCGGCGGCATCTGGGGCGGCCAACTGCAGCGTTGGGCGAGCGGAACCTACGAGCAGAACGGCTCGGTGACCGACCTGAAGCAGCCGGACAAGCCCGCGCTGATGCCCAAGATCGCGCGCATGAACGCCGACATGCTGACGTTCGCCGAGGCTCCACGTGATCTCTCCATCGTCGACGAAGCCGGCAAGCCACTGCTCGGCGGCGATTCCGACCGGCGCTTTTTCGAGGGCTCCTGGATGCACAAGCACCAGGGCCGCTACTACCTGAGCTACTCCACGGGCGACACCCACCGGCTGGTGTATGCGGTCGCCGACAACCCGTACGGACCCTTCACCTATCAGGGTGTGCTCCTGGAGCCGGTGCAGGGCTGGACCAACCACCACTCGATTGTCGAGCACGATGGCAAGTGGTGGCTGTTCTACCACGACACCCAGCTCTCGGGTAAGACGCACCTGCGGAACGTCAAGGTGAACGAGCTGAACTACAATCCTGACGGTTCGATTCGAACGATCAAGCCGATGCGCTGA
- a CDS encoding ATP-binding cassette domain-containing protein translates to MIGHDGRRPLVEVRQVTKHFGGVMAVDGVNCDLHAGEVVGLLGHNGAGKSTLIKMLSGVYPPDSGEILVNGRPMRFGSPREARAAGIETIHQTLALADNLDAAANLFLGRELMTPWRTLNTPRMQHEARQIIQRLNPHFTELRKPVRAMSGGQRQTVAIARALYFNARILIMDEPCAALGPAETRMVMDTIRRLKADGIGIFLISHDMPDVFEVCDRVTVMKNGKVVSTERVADLTQDDVLSMIILGRPPQRQHATALPQVTPTSSAASIGPA, encoded by the coding sequence ATGATTGGCCATGATGGTCGCCGGCCCCTGGTCGAAGTTCGCCAGGTCACGAAGCATTTCGGCGGCGTCATGGCCGTCGATGGAGTGAATTGCGACCTCCACGCGGGAGAGGTGGTGGGCCTGCTCGGCCACAACGGGGCCGGCAAGTCGACGCTCATCAAGATGCTGTCCGGCGTGTACCCCCCGGACAGTGGCGAAATCCTCGTCAATGGCCGGCCGATGCGTTTCGGGAGTCCGCGAGAGGCGCGTGCCGCGGGCATCGAAACCATCCACCAGACCCTGGCGCTCGCCGACAACCTCGATGCCGCGGCCAACCTCTTCCTCGGCCGCGAGCTGATGACACCGTGGAGGACCCTGAACACGCCCCGGATGCAGCACGAGGCGCGACAAATCATTCAGCGGCTGAATCCCCATTTCACCGAACTGCGCAAGCCGGTGCGCGCGATGTCCGGTGGGCAGCGGCAAACGGTGGCGATCGCGCGAGCGCTCTACTTCAATGCGCGGATCCTGATCATGGACGAACCGTGCGCGGCCCTCGGCCCGGCGGAGACACGCATGGTGATGGATACGATTCGTCGCCTGAAAGCCGATGGTATCGGCATCTTCCTCATCAGCCACGACATGCCGGACGTCTTCGAGGTTTGCGACCGCGTGACCGTGATGAAGAACGGCAAGGTGGTGAGCACCGAGCGTGTGGCGGACCTGACGCAAGACGACGTTCTGAGCATGATCATTCTCGGTCGCCCGCCGCAGCGGCAGCACGCCACCGCGCTCCCCCAGGTGACGCCCACTTCCTCCGCGGCCTCCATTGGGCCCGCATAG
- a CDS encoding TipAS antibiotic-recognition domain-containing protein: MTLLLSATPEYLQQCRDAQAREQAASLIATNQWAHVDKAQAHHDFQRLYGELAPLIGYSEPSSPAVQQLMARHYAIASRFYPASRQAYVGTALFYAENADMKAFHDAYHPRLVEFLGEAMFVYAHSEL, translated from the coding sequence ATGACTCTACTGCTCAGCGCTACTCCCGAATACCTTCAGCAATGCCGCGATGCACAGGCTCGGGAGCAGGCAGCATCGCTGATCGCCACCAACCAGTGGGCCCATGTAGACAAGGCACAGGCGCACCACGATTTCCAGCGTCTCTACGGTGAACTGGCGCCGCTCATTGGCTACAGCGAGCCGTCTTCACCCGCGGTCCAGCAACTGATGGCGCGGCACTACGCGATCGCATCCCGTTTCTATCCCGCGTCACGGCAGGCCTACGTCGGCACTGCGCTCTTCTATGCGGAGAACGCTGACATGAAGGCGTTCCACGATGCCTACCACCCCCGGCTCGTAGAGTTTTTAGGCGAGGCGATGTTCGTCTACGCGCATAGCGAACTTTGA
- a CDS encoding glycosyltransferase family 2 protein, whose product MAPVDCFVSVVVPLHDCGPIVPEFIAEVMAVLQGHYTNYELVLVDDGSKDDTARRVAQELSQYPCVRYIRLSRRFGAEIAIASGLDTVIGDFTVVMMPECDPPGLIPAMVAQARAGASVVFGVRKDRSGEPFWMRIGASLFYGAGKHLFQGGLEPNSTQFRVLNRQAVNAVIRIKEKYRYLRLQSFYVGFSSQSFPYELVWRKGLGRKGRGFWESVELAIAMVVSYSTHPLRWISWLGLGASGLNLLYMGYVLGTYLLRDRVAEGWTTMSLQSSGMFFLLFLCLSVLCEYVGRILEESRERPLYHVLEERNSNVLVADERRTNIVKESIVAQERSHG is encoded by the coding sequence ATGGCACCCGTGGACTGCTTCGTATCGGTGGTGGTGCCGCTCCACGATTGTGGCCCCATCGTCCCGGAGTTCATCGCCGAGGTGATGGCCGTGCTGCAGGGCCACTACACCAACTACGAGCTGGTGCTGGTGGATGACGGCTCGAAGGATGACACCGCCCGGCGCGTGGCCCAGGAGCTCTCCCAGTACCCGTGCGTGCGCTACATCCGGCTGTCGCGGCGCTTCGGCGCGGAGATCGCCATCGCCTCGGGCCTGGACACGGTCATCGGGGACTTCACAGTGGTGATGATGCCCGAGTGCGATCCCCCCGGGCTCATTCCCGCCATGGTGGCCCAGGCCCGCGCGGGGGCGAGCGTGGTGTTCGGCGTGCGCAAGGATCGCTCGGGTGAGCCGTTCTGGATGCGCATCGGGGCGTCGCTGTTCTACGGCGCCGGCAAGCACCTGTTCCAGGGAGGCCTGGAGCCCAACTCCACCCAGTTCCGGGTGCTCAACCGCCAGGCGGTCAACGCCGTCATCCGCATCAAGGAGAAGTACCGCTACTTGCGGCTGCAGAGCTTCTACGTGGGCTTCTCCAGCCAGAGCTTTCCCTACGAGCTGGTCTGGCGGAAGGGGTTGGGGCGCAAGGGCCGTGGCTTCTGGGAGTCGGTGGAACTGGCCATCGCCATGGTGGTGTCGTACTCCACGCACCCTCTGCGCTGGATCAGCTGGCTGGGGCTCGGCGCGAGCGGCCTGAACCTGCTCTACATGGGCTATGTCCTGGGGACATACCTGCTGCGCGACCGGGTGGCCGAGGGCTGGACGACGATGTCGTTGCAGTCCTCGGGCATGTTCTTCCTGCTCTTCCTCTGCCTCTCCGTGCTCTGCGAGTACGTGGGCCGCATTCTGGAGGAGTCGCGAGAACGGCCGCTGTACCACGTGCTCGAGGAGCGCAACAGCAATGTGCTCGTGGCGGACGAGCGGCGCACCAACATCGTCAAGGAATCCATTGTCGCGCAGGAGAGGTCCCATGGGTGA
- a CDS encoding FAD-dependent oxidoreductase, translated as MTGSSEYDAVVIGGGFFGCSLALGLSRFLGRVLVVEKEPELLQRASHSNQARVHNGYHYPRSLLTALRSRVNFDRFVGDYAECVVDGFDKYYAIATTFSHVTAEQFRTFCSRIGAPLEPAPRDVRALFNPALIEDVFRVREIAFDAVKLRQRTWRDLRAAGLEVRLNTEAVKLQARADELIEVSLQDKGAGDQVVARYVFNCTYARLNPVLANSNLPTLPLKYELTEMALVDMPAPLKDFGVTVMCGPFFSAMPFPSRGLHTLSHVRYTPHNYWFDGTDGCRIDAHHYLVNNLPDTRFEYMIRDASRYMPALRDARHMDSLWEVKTVLPASEVDDSRPILFRWGHGLKNLVCVMGGKIDNIYDVLQEIDLLRGRGELS; from the coding sequence TTGACGGGTTCCAGCGAGTACGACGCGGTCGTGATTGGAGGCGGCTTCTTCGGCTGTAGTCTCGCCCTCGGCCTGTCTCGCTTCCTGGGCCGCGTGCTGGTAGTGGAGAAGGAGCCGGAGCTGCTGCAGCGCGCCTCGCACTCGAACCAGGCACGCGTCCACAATGGCTACCACTACCCGCGTAGCCTGCTCACCGCCCTGCGCTCGCGCGTCAACTTCGACCGCTTCGTCGGCGACTACGCCGAGTGCGTCGTGGACGGCTTCGACAAGTACTACGCAATCGCCACCACCTTCTCGCACGTGACGGCCGAACAGTTCCGCACGTTCTGTTCGCGCATTGGCGCCCCACTCGAGCCCGCGCCCCGTGACGTGCGCGCGCTCTTCAACCCGGCGCTCATCGAGGACGTCTTCCGGGTGCGCGAGATCGCCTTCGACGCCGTGAAGCTGCGCCAGCGCACGTGGCGAGACCTGCGCGCCGCGGGGCTCGAGGTCCGCCTCAACACCGAGGCCGTGAAGCTCCAGGCACGGGCTGACGAACTCATCGAGGTGTCCTTGCAAGACAAGGGGGCAGGAGATCAGGTGGTCGCCCGCTACGTTTTCAACTGCACCTATGCCCGGCTCAATCCGGTGCTGGCCAACTCGAACCTGCCCACGCTCCCGCTCAAGTACGAGTTGACCGAGATGGCGCTCGTCGACATGCCCGCTCCGCTCAAGGACTTCGGCGTCACGGTCATGTGCGGGCCGTTCTTCTCGGCCATGCCTTTTCCCTCGCGTGGACTTCACACGCTCAGCCACGTGCGCTACACCCCGCACAACTACTGGTTCGATGGCACCGACGGGTGCCGGATCGATGCGCACCACTACCTCGTGAACAACCTGCCCGACACGCGCTTCGAGTACATGATCCGGGACGCGAGCCGGTACATGCCGGCCCTGCGCGACGCACGCCACATGGACTCGCTGTGGGAAGTGAAGACGGTGCTGCCCGCCAGCGAGGTGGATGACAGCCGCCCCATCCTCTTCCGCTGGGGCCATGGCCTGAAGAACCTCGTCTGCGTCATGGGCGGGAAGATCGACAACATCTATGACGTGCTTCAGGAGATCGATCTCTTGAGGGGCCGAGGAGAGCTGAGCTGA